The following are encoded together in the Xanthobacter autotrophicus Py2 genome:
- a CDS encoding DNA replication and repair protein RecF (TIGRFAM: DNA replication and repair protein RecF~PFAM: SMC domain protein~KEGG: rpe:RPE_0003 DNA replication and repair protein RecF), which yields MPHAAIRKLTLTAFRSYPSAQVSVEDGPVVLTGPNGAGKTNILEALSFLSPGRGLRRAQLGEIGHRAPGAAGEPPWAVSALVEGALGEVRLGTGYDPVQEGGVRRCRIDGEPAPSANAFLDHLKVLWLTPEMDGLFLGPPGDRRRYLDRLVLAVDGAHGTRVNGLERALRSRNRLLEENGSARFLDAVEHEVAELAVAVAAARLETVARLGAEIAAHRDDASLFPFAELALDGAVERLIAVHPALEVEDRYRALLRDNRPRDRAAGRTLEGPHLTDLSVSHGEKQLPAARCSTGEQKSLLIGLTLSHARLVASMQGFSPILLLDDVVAYLDAARRTGLFEALARLGAQAWMTGADPTAFSALDGAERFEVAPGTIGRA from the coding sequence ATGCCCCACGCCGCCATCCGCAAGCTCACCCTCACGGCCTTCCGATCCTATCCATCGGCGCAGGTGAGCGTTGAGGACGGGCCGGTGGTGCTCACCGGGCCGAACGGCGCGGGCAAGACCAATATTCTGGAAGCGCTCTCCTTCCTCTCTCCCGGCCGGGGGCTGCGGCGTGCCCAGCTCGGCGAGATCGGCCATCGCGCGCCGGGTGCCGCCGGCGAGCCACCCTGGGCGGTCTCGGCCCTCGTGGAGGGCGCTCTGGGCGAGGTCCGCCTTGGCACGGGCTACGATCCGGTGCAGGAAGGCGGGGTGCGGCGCTGCCGCATCGACGGCGAGCCTGCGCCTTCCGCCAACGCCTTCCTCGACCATCTGAAAGTGCTCTGGCTGACGCCGGAGATGGATGGCCTGTTCCTGGGGCCGCCCGGCGACCGGCGGCGCTATCTCGACCGCCTCGTGTTGGCGGTGGACGGCGCCCACGGCACAAGGGTCAACGGCCTGGAACGGGCGCTGCGCTCGCGCAACCGGCTTCTGGAGGAGAACGGCTCGGCGCGCTTCCTCGATGCGGTGGAGCACGAGGTGGCGGAACTCGCCGTGGCGGTGGCGGCGGCGCGGCTGGAGACGGTGGCCCGGCTCGGCGCCGAGATCGCCGCCCACCGCGACGATGCTTCCCTCTTTCCCTTCGCGGAGCTGGCCCTGGATGGGGCGGTGGAGCGGCTCATCGCCGTCCATCCCGCGCTGGAGGTGGAGGACCGTTACCGTGCCCTCCTGCGCGACAACCGCCCCCGCGACCGGGCGGCGGGCCGCACGCTGGAGGGGCCGCACCTCACCGATCTGTCGGTGAGCCATGGCGAGAAGCAACTGCCCGCCGCGCGCTGCTCCACGGGGGAGCAGAAATCCCTGCTCATCGGCCTCACCTTGTCCCATGCGCGGCTGGTGGCCTCCATGCAGGGCTTCTCGCCCATCCTGCTTTTGGACGACGTGGTGGCCTATCTCGACGCCGCGCGCCGCACCGGCCTGTTCGAGGCCCTGGCCCGCCTCGGCGCGCAGGCCTGGATGACCGGCGCCGACCCCACCGCCTTCTCCGCGCTGGACGGCGCCGAGCGCTTCGAGGTGGCGCCGGGGACGATCGGGCGGGCGTAA